Genomic DNA from Halorussus rarus:
AAGAACAACCGCGGGACAGTTTGTCGGAGTTGCGCGGCCGACGTTCGGTCGTGTCGGCCAGTCGCAGACTCTTTAGTCGCGCCCCGGCAAGTGGCGGGCATGGACGGAACCGAAGTCGCGGTCCGCGCGGTCGAGACGGTCGGCACCGACACCGTAGCGCTGACGCTGGAGACCCCCGGGGGATTCGACGCCCGGCCGGGCCAGTTCGTCCAACTCGCCGCGACGGTCGACGGAGAGGAAATCACGCGCCACTATACGCTCTCCTCGCCGGATGCGGACGAGACCTTCGAGACCACCGTCGAGGTCGACCCTTCGGGGTCGCTCAGTCCCTACCTCGCCGACCTCGAAGCCGGCGACACCGTCTCGGTCGCCGGTCCCTTCGGCGACGCCTACTACGAGGACGAGGACGGCGTCGTCGTCCTCGCCGGCGGGCCGGGCGTCGGCCCCGCGGTCGGCATCGGCGAGCGCGCCGTGGAAGAGGGCGCCGCCGTCACCGTGGTCTACGAGGACGACGACCCGGTCCACCAGGACCGCCTCGAGGCGCTCGCCGACGCGGGCGCGACGGTCGTCATCACCGACGACGTCAGCGACCAGGAGGTGGTGTCGGTGCTCGCGGACGCGACCGGCCAGTTCTTCGTCTACGGCTTCGCGGACTTCCTCGACCGCGCGACCGCGGCGCTCGACGCCGCGGACCGCGACGCCGCGGCCGCCAAGACCGAGAACTTCGGGCCGGCGCCCGACGACGACTAACAGGGCGCGAGCGGCTCCGCGTCGTCCGGCGGGTCGGTACATCCCCACCGGGAGAGCTTCATCGACTCGTCGGGCCGTAGAAACGATTCCGACCCGGACGCGGGGTCGTCCGACCGGGTGTGACCGCCCTGACCGGGTGTGACCCGCACCCGAGTCGGTCCGGGCCCCGTCAGTGCTCGACGAACTCCACGAGGACGCCGCCGGTCGACTTCGGGTGGAGGAACGCGACGTCGTGACCCCACGCGCCGGGCCGGGGCTCCTCGTCGATGAGGTCGACATCGTGTTCGCGGGCGGTCGCCAGCGCGCCCTCGATGTCGTCGGTTTCCAGCGCGACGTGGTGGATTCCCGGCCCGTTCGCGTCGAGGTACCGCGAGACGGTCCCGTCTTCGAGGGGTTCGAGCAGCTCGAAGTAGCTATCGCCGAACGCGAGGAAGACGACCTTCAGGCCGTCGAACTCCTCCTCGTGGGCGAC
This window encodes:
- the mce gene encoding methylmalonyl-CoA epimerase, producing MHIDHVGIATEDAADLADLYADLFDAPVAHEEEFDGLKVVFLAFGDSYFELLEPLEDGTVSRYLDANGPGIHHVALETDDIEGALATAREHDVDLIDEEPRPGAWGHDVAFLHPKSTGGVLVEFVEH
- a CDS encoding ferredoxin--NADP reductase, coding for MDGTEVAVRAVETVGTDTVALTLETPGGFDARPGQFVQLAATVDGEEITRHYTLSSPDADETFETTVEVDPSGSLSPYLADLEAGDTVSVAGPFGDAYYEDEDGVVVLAGGPGVGPAVGIGERAVEEGAAVTVVYEDDDPVHQDRLEALADAGATVVITDDVSDQEVVSVLADATGQFFVYGFADFLDRATAALDAADRDAAAAKTENFGPAPDDD